The Chloroflexota bacterium genome segment CAAAGACACCAACCTCGTCGGTGGACCCGAAGCGATTCTTGACGCTGCGAAGCAGCCGGTAGGCCTGGAAACGCTCCCCTTCCAGATAGAGTACAGTGTCTACCATATGTTCCAGCACCCGCGGCCCGGCAATCGCCCCCTCCTTGGTCACGTGCCCCACCAGAAAAACAGGGATGCTCTGGCTCTTGGCCAGCCGTAACAATTGAGCTGTACACTCGCGCACCTGGCTGACACTTCCCGCCGCCGAGGTACTGGCGTCTGAATAGATGCTTTGCACCGAATCGACCACTATCAGCGTGGGTTGAAGCGTTGCGGCATGTTGCAGAATGGGCTCCAGGTGGATCTCGGCCAGCACAAAGAGATTGGGCTCTTCGATGCCAAGCCTGCTTGCCCGCAGCTTGATCTGCCGCGTGCTCTCCTCGCCACTTACATAGAGCACCTTGCCCTGGGTGCGGGCCATGTTGGCCGCCAGCTGCAACAACAAGGTCGATTTGCCGATGCCTGGATCACCACTGACCAGCACACCGGAGCCTGGTACGATTCCCCCGCCCAGTACCCGGCTCAACTCGGTGCCCTCCACCGGCACACGGTCGAAACCGTCCGATGCAATCTCCGGCAGGGGTTGTGGTTCGCCACCTGCCTCCAGAGGCATCAGGGTGCGGCCTGCTCTGGATTGTCTGGGCGACTCGATGATCTGCTTCTCAACCAGGGTGTTCCATTCCCCGCAATCGGGACATTTACCCATCCATTTTGGATGAGTGCTTCCACATTCCTGGCAGACAAAACGAACCTTGATTTTGGCCATGAGGACCTCGGCGTTCAGATGTTTGCAGTTTTTCTGATTTGATCGGTCGTTGATATGCAACAGCAATAGAACAATTGTACTGATTTTTTGGGTTGAGGTCAAACCAACAATAACAAGGGATGGCACAGCGTGCCCATCCATACGACAACAAAGACCGGGCACGCATGCATGCCCGGCCCTTTCGAAAATCAACTTGGTCAGACAGCAGGGATCAAGGGCGCACCATGCCTGTCATTTCGACGGCAACCTGTTCACCCAGGTTCGCCAATGAGTCGTAGAGAACCTGGATAACATATTTGCCGTTGTGGGCGAATGCACCTGGATCCTTCTGGACGTACTGATAGTTGTAGGCAGCCTTCAGCAGGTTGGGTGTCCAACTGGAGTAGGCATTGGGGTAAATCGCCTCATCCGGATCCGCCACACCATCTCCGCTGGTATCGTTGAAGAAGTAGGGATAGCTGTGCGATTCGTACACGATGGGTGCGCCTACTACCTCGGCAGAATAGAGCTGCATAGCTTCGTAGAGCTTGTCAGCCATCGTCCCGATCTCGCCAACAATCCCTTCATCCACATCACCATCACCATCGTAGTCGGCAACCGAGGCCGGACCCCGGATATCCGCGACATCCTCAACATCCACATGGCAGGTGAAGCAGCTGTCGGTCTTGACCTCCAACTCGTGGGTGCTATGACAGTCGGTGCAGTCCTGGAAGCCCTCTACGTGTCCGAACTTACCCAGGTATTCGAGATCAGGATACTGATAGGCGCCCTTGGCCTCGTCCCCGAACAGAGTTGCGCCAGCGGCGAAGTAGTGAACATTGGAGAAGCGCAGATTATTCTCTGGAA includes the following:
- the radA gene encoding DNA repair protein RadA, giving the protein MAKIKVRFVCQECGSTHPKWMGKCPDCGEWNTLVEKQIIESPRQSRAGRTLMPLEAGGEPQPLPEIASDGFDRVPVEGTELSRVLGGGIVPGSGVLVSGDPGIGKSTLLLQLAANMARTQGKVLYVSGEESTRQIKLRASRLGIEEPNLFVLAEIHLEPILQHAATLQPTLIVVDSVQSIYSDASTSAAGSVSQVRECTAQLLRLAKSQSIPVFLVGHVTKEGAIAGPRVLEHMVDTVLYLEGERFQAYRLLRSVKNRFGSTDEVGVFEMVEKGLREVSNPSEAFLAERLPNAAGSAIAVTMEGTRPLLVEVQALASTTSFAQPRRTANGIDFNRLLLLTAVLGKRVGFRLSDQDLFINVVGGLRINEPAADLAVAISIASSFRNVPVPADLAVVGEVGLSGEIRSVSQLPRRLNEAAKLGFTRCLVPKRRGKLPAPPKGMEVIGVRTLRQALEAGLGGE